Proteins from a genomic interval of Panthera tigris isolate Pti1 chromosome A2, P.tigris_Pti1_mat1.1, whole genome shotgun sequence:
- the FAM32A gene encoding protein FAM32A, whose protein sequence is MWQFTYGIADGVMAAYEQVQKGPLKLKGVAELGVTKRKKKKKDKDKAKLLEAMGTSKKNEEEKRRGLDKRTPAQAAFEKMQEKRQMERILKKASKTHKQRVEDFNRHLDTLTEHYDIPKVSWTK, encoded by the exons ATGTGGCAGTTTACCTACGGAATCGCAGACGGTGTCATGGCGGCCTACGAGCAGGTTCAAAAGGGGCCCCTGAAACTGAAAGGCGTCGCAGAGCTCGGCGTCACCAAGCG gaaaaagaaaaagaaggacaaagaCAAAGCGAAACTCCTGGAAGCAATGGGAACGAGCAAAAAGAACGAGGAGGAGAAGCGGCGTGGCCTGGACAAGCGAACCCCGGCCCAGGCAGCCTTCGAGAAGATGCAAGAGAAGCGG caAATGGAAAGGATCCTGAAGAAAGCATCCAAAACCCACAAGCAGAGAGTGGAG GATTTCAACAGACACCTGGACACCCTCACGGAGCACTATGACATTCCCAAAGTCAGCTGGACCAAGTAG